The following proteins are encoded in a genomic region of Sphingopyxis sp. YF1:
- a CDS encoding HPr-rel-A system PqqD family peptide chaperone, whose product MADRRYRAAAAGALRIEPLGALTALFDRRSMQTHLVAAPMPEILAALDAGPCDAAALAARLADVFDLEGDGDPAPILAARLRELAAMGLVEPA is encoded by the coding sequence ATGGCTGATCGTCGTTACCGCGCGGCCGCCGCGGGGGCGCTGCGCATCGAGCCGCTGGGCGCGCTGACCGCGCTTTTCGATCGCCGCTCGATGCAGACGCACCTCGTCGCGGCGCCGATGCCCGAAATTCTCGCTGCACTCGACGCCGGACCGTGCGACGCCGCGGCGCTCGCCGCGCGCCTTGCCGACGTCTTCGACCTCGAAGGCGATGGCGATCCGGCGCCGATCCTCGCTGCGCGGCTGCGCGAGCTCGCGGCAATGGGGCTGGTGGAACCCGCGTGA
- a CDS encoding HprK-related kinase A — MRHSTRIAVGPVQFRIGSDWPGPVAALDRLYAGYPKDMQRPADATVRLFAARPWRRRLRPSVHIGGDFIIPDALPLPLSMGLLAAEMGMNLQVALGWRRHLLLHASAVAKDGRAIILSGASGSGKSTLAALLGEGEWRLMGDEFTLIEPGGGDALAFPRAVSLKNDAIAELAARVAPERLGPLLAGTPKGDIRHLIPRPEAVAAMHEPVCPALLLFPRFGGEAAVERMGEAEAFVRLTEASTNYIALGETGFAALVRLVRETPAFAISYPDSATGIALAEQLWAEAVR; from the coding sequence GTGAGGCACAGCACCCGCATCGCCGTCGGTCCCGTCCAGTTTCGCATCGGCAGCGACTGGCCCGGCCCGGTCGCGGCGCTCGACCGGCTCTATGCCGGCTATCCCAAGGATATGCAGCGCCCCGCCGACGCGACGGTGCGGCTGTTCGCGGCGCGTCCCTGGCGCCGCCGGCTGCGCCCGTCGGTGCATATCGGCGGCGATTTCATCATCCCCGACGCGCTGCCGCTGCCGCTGTCGATGGGGCTGCTCGCCGCCGAAATGGGGATGAACTTGCAGGTCGCGCTCGGCTGGCGGCGGCACCTGCTGCTCCACGCCAGCGCGGTGGCGAAGGACGGGCGCGCGATCATCCTGTCGGGCGCGTCGGGATCGGGCAAGTCGACGCTCGCGGCGCTGCTCGGCGAGGGCGAGTGGCGGCTGATGGGCGACGAGTTCACGCTGATCGAACCCGGCGGCGGCGACGCGCTGGCCTTTCCCCGCGCGGTGAGCCTGAAGAACGACGCGATCGCCGAACTCGCAGCACGCGTCGCGCCCGAACGGCTCGGACCGCTGCTCGCTGGAACACCGAAGGGCGACATCCGCCATCTGATCCCGCGGCCGGAAGCGGTCGCGGCGATGCACGAACCGGTGTGCCCGGCGCTGCTGCTCTTTCCGCGCTTCGGCGGCGAGGCCGCAGTCGAGCGGATGGGCGAGGCCGAGGCATTCGTCCGGCTGACCGAGGCGTCGACCAACTATATCGCGCTCGGCGAGACGGGGTTTGCGGCGCTGGTCCGGCTGGTGCGCGAGACCCCCGCCTTCGCCATCTCCTATCCCGATAGTGCGACCGGCATCGCGCTGGCGGAGCAATTATGGGCCGAGGCGGTGCGATGA
- a CDS encoding nucleotidyltransferase family protein, giving the protein MSAVQTVVDLLAGRRDPQSLAPRDWDGVISVARAETLLATLAHHLALAVLPPAVAALFADQRAAAAVGTAQALWEAEMARRSLDPAGVEFVLLKGTAYAAAGLSCAAGRQIGDLDILVPWHDIGRAENLALIDGWEWLKQDAYDDAYYRDHMHELPPLIHKERDRMIDVHHTILPRTHRITPDALALVGDAVRTPGGFRVFNPEDMVCHCAAHLIADGDLQGGLRNLWDFHCLTRDFAAADPGFWGRLDGRADTHGLRAAVHRAARLARDLYGSVLPEGWDGHEASDIWFRRRLLARDDWGHPTRFLLQQAFYVRSHWLRMPPLMLAKHLWTKWRKR; this is encoded by the coding sequence ATGAGCGCGGTGCAGACGGTCGTCGACCTGCTGGCGGGGCGCCGCGATCCGCAGTCGCTCGCCCCGCGCGACTGGGACGGGGTGATCAGCGTCGCGCGCGCCGAAACGCTGCTGGCGACGCTGGCGCATCATCTTGCGCTGGCGGTGCTGCCGCCGGCGGTCGCCGCGCTGTTCGCCGACCAGCGCGCCGCGGCGGCGGTGGGAACCGCGCAGGCGCTGTGGGAGGCCGAAATGGCGCGCCGCTCGCTCGATCCCGCGGGGGTCGAATTCGTGCTGCTCAAGGGCACCGCCTATGCCGCGGCGGGGCTGTCGTGCGCCGCGGGGCGCCAGATCGGCGACCTCGACATATTGGTGCCCTGGCACGACATCGGCCGCGCCGAAAACCTGGCGCTGATCGACGGGTGGGAATGGCTGAAGCAGGACGCCTATGACGACGCCTATTACCGCGACCATATGCACGAGCTGCCGCCGCTGATCCACAAGGAGCGCGACCGGATGATCGACGTGCACCACACGATCCTGCCGCGCACCCACCGCATCACGCCTGACGCGCTGGCGCTGGTCGGCGACGCGGTTCGCACGCCCGGCGGTTTTCGCGTGTTCAACCCCGAGGATATGGTGTGCCATTGCGCCGCGCATCTGATCGCCGATGGCGATCTGCAGGGCGGGCTGCGCAACCTGTGGGACTTCCATTGCCTGACGCGCGATTTTGCCGCCGCCGATCCGGGGTTCTGGGGGCGGCTCGACGGCCGCGCCGATACGCACGGGCTGCGCGCCGCGGTGCACCGCGCCGCGCGGCTGGCGCGCGACCTGTACGGGAGTGTCCTGCCCGAAGGCTGGGACGGGCACGAGGCGAGCGACATCTGGTTCCGCCGCCGCCTGCTGGCGCGCGACGATTGGGGGCATCCGACCCGCTTCCTGCTCCAGCAGGCCTTCTATGTCCGCTCGCACTGGCTGCGCATGCCGCCGCTGATGCTCGCGAAGCATCTGTGGACCAAGTGGCGCAAGCGCTGA
- a CDS encoding HAD-IA family hydrolase: MSFPFAIVGFDLDGTLVDSLDDLTAALNHALELAGRAPVRAPEVRSMIGRGARHMLDRALATGGGVADDEFQRLYDELIAYYEAHIAVHSTPYPGLTAALDRLDALGVRTAVVTNKNERLARLLLGELGLADRMATIIGGDTMGPGNAKPSPVPIHAMIERCGGGPAAFVGDSSFDIMAAKNADVPSIAVSFGFPNQPVGELGADHVIDHYDELVPLLERL, translated from the coding sequence ATGTCTTTCCCCTTCGCCATCGTCGGCTTCGATCTCGACGGCACGCTCGTCGACAGCCTCGACGACCTCACCGCCGCGCTCAACCATGCGCTGGAGCTTGCCGGCCGCGCACCGGTGCGCGCACCCGAGGTCCGTTCTATGATCGGACGCGGTGCGCGGCACATGCTCGACCGGGCGCTGGCGACGGGCGGCGGAGTCGCGGACGACGAATTTCAGCGGCTCTACGACGAGCTGATCGCTTATTATGAAGCGCATATCGCGGTGCACAGCACCCCTTACCCCGGCCTGACCGCCGCGCTCGACCGGCTCGACGCGCTCGGCGTCCGGACCGCCGTGGTCACCAACAAGAACGAGCGGCTTGCGCGCCTCCTGCTCGGCGAACTGGGCCTCGCCGACCGCATGGCGACGATCATCGGCGGCGACACGATGGGGCCGGGCAACGCCAAGCCGTCGCCGGTGCCGATCCATGCGATGATCGAACGCTGCGGCGGCGGCCCCGCCGCTTTCGTCGGCGACAGCAGCTTCGACATCATGGCGGCGAAAAACGCGGACGTGCCCAGCATCGCGGTCAGCTTCGGCTTCCCCAACCAGCCGGTCGGCGAACTCGGCGCCGACCATGTCATCGACCATTATGACGAGCTGGTGCCGCTGCTCGAACGGCTCTAG
- the glmU gene encoding bifunctional UDP-N-acetylglucosamine diphosphorylase/glucosamine-1-phosphate N-acetyltransferase GlmU, producing MSNPIAAVILAAGKGTRMKSDLHKVLHPIAGRPMLMHLMASVDELEPAKKVVIVGDKANQLEKALAGSADLAVQEPQLGTGHAVQQAEGALTGFDGDVLILYGDVPFVPAATMRAMIDRLNAPDAPAVVVLAFEPDDAQQYGRVITDGDYVTRMVEHKDATPEERAVRLCNSGLMAAKSADLFALLARVTDANAAKEFYLVDIVNIANADGRHCAVVVTDPYDVAGINSRGELAAMEGEWQARRRVAAMAEGASLIAPETVWFAWDTVLGRDVLVEPNVFFGPGVTVADHVKIRANSHIEGAVIGAGCEVGPFARLRPGTVLGEKAKIGNFVETKKAVLGKGAKANHLTYLGDAIVGAGANIGAGTITCNYDGYFKYQTVIGENAFIGSNSALIAPVTIGRDAIVAAGSAVSRDVGDGDLRMVRAEQLIKPGWADRFHDTMRKKKAGK from the coding sequence ATGAGTAATCCGATCGCCGCCGTCATCCTCGCCGCGGGCAAGGGCACCCGCATGAAGTCCGATCTGCACAAGGTGCTGCACCCGATCGCGGGGCGCCCGATGCTGATGCACCTGATGGCGAGCGTCGACGAGCTGGAACCCGCGAAGAAGGTCGTGATCGTCGGCGACAAGGCCAATCAGCTCGAAAAGGCGCTGGCGGGCAGCGCCGACCTCGCGGTGCAGGAGCCGCAGCTCGGGACCGGCCACGCCGTGCAGCAGGCCGAGGGGGCGCTGACCGGCTTCGATGGCGACGTGCTGATCCTCTATGGCGACGTGCCCTTCGTTCCCGCTGCGACGATGCGCGCGATGATCGACCGGCTGAACGCCCCCGACGCCCCCGCGGTCGTCGTGCTCGCCTTCGAACCCGACGACGCGCAGCAATATGGCCGCGTCATCACCGACGGCGACTATGTGACCAGGATGGTCGAGCACAAGGATGCGACGCCCGAGGAACGCGCGGTGCGGCTGTGCAATTCGGGGCTGATGGCGGCAAAGTCGGCCGACCTGTTCGCGCTGCTCGCGCGCGTCACCGATGCCAATGCGGCGAAGGAGTTCTACCTCGTCGACATCGTCAACATCGCCAATGCCGACGGGCGGCACTGCGCGGTGGTCGTCACCGATCCCTACGACGTGGCCGGGATCAACAGCCGCGGCGAGCTCGCGGCGATGGAGGGCGAGTGGCAGGCGCGGCGGCGCGTGGCCGCGATGGCCGAGGGTGCCAGCCTGATCGCCCCCGAAACCGTCTGGTTCGCGTGGGATACGGTGCTCGGCCGCGACGTGCTCGTCGAGCCCAATGTCTTTTTCGGCCCCGGCGTGACCGTCGCCGACCATGTCAAGATCCGCGCCAACAGCCATATCGAGGGCGCGGTCATCGGTGCGGGCTGCGAGGTCGGTCCCTTCGCGCGCCTCCGCCCCGGAACGGTGCTCGGCGAGAAAGCCAAGATCGGCAATTTCGTCGAAACCAAGAAGGCGGTGCTCGGCAAGGGCGCCAAGGCGAACCATCTCACCTATCTGGGCGATGCGATCGTCGGCGCGGGCGCCAATATTGGCGCGGGCACGATTACCTGCAATTATGACGGCTATTTCAAATATCAGACGGTGATCGGCGAAAACGCCTTCATCGGATCGAACAGCGCGCTGATCGCCCCCGTCACCATCGGCCGCGACGCGATCGTCGCCGCGGGCAGCGCGGTGTCGCGCGACGTCGGCGACGGCGACCTGCGCATGGTCCGCGCCGAGCAGCTGATCAAGCCGGGCTGGGCCGACCGCTTCCACGACACGATGCGCAAGAAGAAGGCGGGGAAATAG
- a CDS encoding GNAT family N-acetyltransferase, protein MTAPTLTTGRLVLRQIRADDAAALFPVLSDAELMTWWSSGPHVSLAETEAYVASNAAEGQGFLCWAITMENDAALGWVILVDGKPAVKEIGYILHRDRWGSGIAREAVARVIDYGFAEQGLRRIFADTDPENSGSIGLLERLGFRREGHLRGEWETHIGVRDSLIFGLLRDEWTMEKPA, encoded by the coding sequence TTGACCGCACCGACGCTGACCACCGGGCGGCTGGTATTGCGCCAGATCCGCGCCGACGATGCCGCGGCGCTGTTTCCCGTGCTGTCCGACGCCGAACTGATGACCTGGTGGTCGAGCGGGCCGCACGTGTCGCTCGCCGAGACCGAAGCCTATGTCGCGAGCAACGCCGCCGAAGGGCAGGGTTTTCTGTGCTGGGCGATCACGATGGAAAACGACGCCGCGCTCGGCTGGGTGATCCTGGTCGACGGCAAACCCGCCGTGAAGGAGATCGGCTATATCTTGCACCGCGATCGCTGGGGCAGCGGTATCGCGCGCGAGGCAGTGGCGCGCGTGATCGACTATGGTTTTGCCGAACAGGGCCTGCGCCGCATCTTCGCCGACACCGATCCCGAGAACAGCGGTTCGATTGGCCTGCTCGAACGGCTGGGATTCCGGCGCGAAGGGCATCTGCGCGGCGAGTGGGAAACGCATATCGGCGTTCGCGATTCGCTGATCTTCGGACTGCTGCGCGACGAATGGACGATGGAGAAACCCGCGTGA
- a CDS encoding ribbon-helix-helix domain-containing protein: MRFLADIPDSDVEWLDALAAEQGVSRAELVRRAVASYRAEASGGAIDNAFGIWRDRADIGDGLRYQRRLRGKRE, from the coding sequence GTGCGCTTCCTTGCCGACATCCCCGACTCCGACGTCGAATGGCTTGACGCGCTCGCGGCCGAGCAGGGCGTTTCGCGCGCCGAACTCGTGCGCCGCGCGGTCGCATCCTATCGCGCCGAAGCCTCGGGCGGTGCGATCGACAATGCCTTCGGCATCTGGCGTGACCGCGCCGACATCGGCGATGGCCTCAGATATCAGCGCCGCCTGCGGGGCAAGCGCGAATGA
- a CDS encoding PIN domain-containing protein, producing the protein MIDAQFDSDILIDALNGVEAARSEIRRAGRKSVSRISWTEVMTAADPASVKAVEAFLGCFAVEEVGDAVARRAAALRAERKGLTLCDALVLATAQISGRILVTRNIKVFPAAMPGIRVPYTL; encoded by the coding sequence ATGATCGACGCGCAGTTCGACAGCGACATCCTCATCGACGCCTTGAACGGCGTCGAGGCGGCGCGCAGCGAAATCCGACGCGCGGGGCGCAAGAGCGTCAGCCGGATCAGCTGGACCGAGGTGATGACCGCCGCCGACCCCGCGTCGGTGAAGGCGGTCGAGGCCTTCCTCGGCTGCTTTGCGGTCGAGGAGGTCGGCGATGCCGTCGCGCGCCGCGCCGCCGCGCTGCGTGCCGAGCGCAAGGGGCTGACGCTCTGCGACGCGCTGGTGCTCGCGACGGCGCAGATTTCGGGGCGCATTCTCGTTACACGCAATATCAAGGTGTTTCCGGCAGCGATGCCGGGTATTCGCGTTCCCTACACGCTCTAA